The genomic region CCGGACAGCTCACCCAGGTTGAGGTCCATCAGCACGACGTTGGGGCGCACGGTCTTCGCGATGCGCACGGCGGAGGCGGCGTCACCCGCGGTCGCCACGACCTGGAAGCCGCGCTCCTGCAGGTCACGTGCCACGCCCTCGCGCCACATCGGGTGGTCGTCGACCACCATCACCGAAACCGTCACTGCACCGCCCCCTTCCTGAACACGCGTACCTCCCACTCCGTGCCCTCCCCCGGCCCGGTCTGGAGCTCCAGCGTGCCGCCCAGCGAGGCCACCCGGCCCCTGATCGACTTCGCGATGCCCATCCGGCCTTCCGCCTCCGCGGAGGCGATCCGGCCGTCCGGGATCCCCGGTCCATCGTCCCTGACGCTCAACACCACCTCGTCGCCGAGGTCTTCGAGCAGCACCCACGCCCTGGCGTCGCCGCCGGCGTGCTTGTCCACGTTGGACAGCGCCTCGCGGACCAGCGACGTGAGCTCACCGGCGGCAGCGGCGTTGAACATCACCTGCGTGGCCGGGGTGGAGACCTGGATCTTCGGCGTGGCCAGCAGCTGCAGGCCGGGACGGAGGTCGACGTCGCCGTCCACAGTGGAGTCGGTGGGCGCGGCCGCGACCAGGTTGCGCAGCGCGACCTCCTGCTCGCCGGCCATCTGCGCGAGCTCGGCGGCCTCGCCACCGACCTCCAGGCCGCGCTTGCGGACGCGGGCGAGCACCTGCAGCACGCTGTCGTGGATGGACCGGGCGAGGCGTTCGCGTTCGGCCGTCGCCGCCTCGGTCCGCAACGCCTGCGCGAGCCGCACCGCCGAGCGCCGGCGGGCCGAGCCATGCCGACGACCATGCCCGCGCCCGCGAGCAGCACCACGTCGCGCAGCAGGTCGAGGCTCGGCACGCCCTTGGCGAGGTAGGTGAACAGGCCGACGGTGAGCCCTCCGGTGAACCCGGCGGCCGACCCGCCCAGCGCGCCGAGCGCCACGGCGGGCACGCACGCCCAGATCGTGGTGATCAGCGGGACGTTCTCGGTCAGCAGCTGGTGGCTCGACATGATCAACGGCGAGAGCGACATCAACCCGCAGGTCACCGCGAGGTCCACCAGCACGACCGGCCAGCGCCGGCCCCACGTGGTGCTGTAGGCGCGGCTGGTGAACACGGACCACAGCGCCATCACCCCGAGCGTGGTCCACGCGAGCCACGGCCGGATGTAGTCCTCGTGGTTCGCGATCACGTTCGCCGCCGCGAAGAGAAATGTGACTATGCGTAGCACAACTGTCCCGTGCCACAGGGGCGTGGCTGGGTCGTCGATCACCTTCGTCACACGTTCGGCAGGCTGCTTGGGCACGCTGTGCTCCTTTCGCCCCCCATCCTGCCGCTAGAACGTGTGCTGGCTAACCCCCAGGTGGCCGTCTTCTGCCGAACGGCCGAATGTGCGACGCTCTCCGGGTTCGGGGCAGCGCTCCCGTTGGGCGGGGGAGGGCAAGTACACGTGCGCGACTGGCCGGTGTGGACACTGCGGCGGCGTGCCCTCGGCTACTGGTTGTTGATCGACGGATCAGCTCTCGCGGTCGTGGTCTACGTGATCGTGTCCTCCGACCAGCCCTCACCCTCCGAAATCGCCAGGTTCGCCGCCATCGCGGGCACGGCCGGCGCGGTGATCATCCTCAGCTCCATCTACAGCCACCGCATCGGCGAGACCGAGCGCAACCCGTGGGCCGCGCACCTCTCCTACCTGACCGCCGGCATCGTCACCCTGCCCCCGAACCTGCTGGTGCTGCTGCTCTTCGGCCCCGCCCTGCACTGCCTGCTCACCCAGCGCCCGGAGTCCCACCGCTGGGTGTTCACCCTGAGCGCCACCGCGTTGTCCGTCTTCGCCACCCGCTACCTGCTCGGCTGGGCGAACCCGCACGCCGGCCTGCTGCTGATGGTCTTCGCCGCCACCTTCCTGCTGGTCCTGCGCGCGGCCCTGATCGCGGTGGGCCTGAAGCTCCGCCGCCCCTCCGGCACCTTCGAGGAGACCGTCGGCGAACCCATCGACGCCGTCCTCGGCATCGTCGCGGTCTCCATCGGCGGCCTCATGGGCTGCGTGGCCGAGGC from Lentzea guizhouensis harbors:
- a CDS encoding GGDEF domain-containing protein, with product MRDWPVWTLRRRALGYWLLIDGSALAVVVYVIVSSDQPSPSEIARFAAIAGTAGAVIILSSIYSHRIGETERNPWAAHLSYLTAGIVTLPPNLLVLLLFGPALHCLLTQRPESHRWVFTLSATALSVFATRYLLGWANPHAGLLLMVFAATFLLVLRAALIAVGLKLRRPSGTFEETVGEPIDAVLGIVAVSIGGLMGCVAEANAVHALIAGPPLALLERAAQLPQWRRSAQRDAKTGLANAVHWDTRARYELTKASARKRPTAVMLLDLDHFKRVNDEVGHLAGDAALAAISLLLRGTVRRGDLVGRFGGEEFVVLLPEATPEEAESVAERVRKAVAALRVPTMGTDGKPHELRGLTVSIGVSTTLRFGYELPDLLVAADAALLAAKAYGRNLVSMA